The following is a genomic window from Solidesulfovibrio fructosivorans JJ].
AGCCCGTGAAAACGAGGTGGTCGGCGATGCCGAGCTCCCCCACCGTGCGGGCCACGTCGTCCATGAGCCAGCCCTTGCCCCCGGCCAGGACCAGCGGCATGCTCCCGCCCGTTTCCTTGCGCCAGGCGGCGTAGGCGGCAAAGAGCCGCTCATGGTTCTTGCGCGGTTCGATGGTGCCCACGCACAGCCAATAGCCCCCGGACGCGATAGCGTCGGCGATGCGTGGCCGGGCCTGGGGCGAAGCGGTCGAAAAACGGCTGGCCAGGGGCGCGACAACCGTCCGGGAGCGCGGGTAATGGGGAAAAATCCTCAAGAAGTGGTCGAGGGAATATTCGGAGATGGAAACCACGTAATCCGCCGTGGTCGCGGCCCGGAACACGCCGTCGAAACAGCCGGTGCGGTTGCCCTCGGTGGTCCAGGCCGGATTGTCCAGAAACGACAGGTCATAGAGCGTGTAGACGAGCTGGGCGCGGGCAAGCCCCGTGGGACAGAAAAAATTGTTGGCGTGGACAATGTCCGGATTGCCGAGCCTGGCCTCGAAATCGGCCGGGGGCTGGCGGAAAAAGCGCTTCTGGCTCCAAAACCGGCGAAAGGTCGGCCCCAGGCGAAAGCGGCTTCCGGCCGGGCGCAGGCAGGCCTTGGGCCAGGGCTCCCACCAGAAATCCCCGAAGGCCGGATAGAGCAGGTAATCGTTGTCCCGGTCGACGGCGGCCAGGGCGGCAAGCAGGCCGGCGGCGAAATAGCCGCAGCCGGCCTTGCCCGCGCCGGTCTGGGACACGTCGAAGCCGATTTTCATAGCGCCCCGCCGGGACGAATGAGCCCGCGCGTGAGCCACGACAGCGTGGTGCGGGCAAGCGCTCCCGAAACGCCCCGGTTCCAGCGCACGGACGCGCCAAGGGAGGCCAGGGCCACGGCCGGAGTGAAGGCCCGGCCCTTTTCGGCAAGCTTCCACTTCTCCCGGACCAGAGCATGGGCGTAGTTGCACAGCCAGCGGTCCGGCACCCGGCCGAAGGTGGCGGCCATCATGTCGTTGATCTCGGCATGGACTGTAAGCTTGGCGCCCGAGGTCTTGGTCTGGGGATAAAAGCGCGACCCGGCGAGTTTTCGCGGCAAATAGGCGAAGACCGCCCCACCCTTGGCCAGCCGCAGCCAGAACTCGTAATCGAGGGTGTATTGCCAGCGCAGGTCGAGGGCCCCGAAGCGCTCCACCACCCGCCGCCGAAAAAACGCGGCCGGCTGGCAGATGATGCAGCGATCCTTCAGCCGCTCCAGACGGAACGGCTCGGCCGGATAGGGCTCGATGACGGCGTCGTCCACATCGATATGGTCGCCGTCGCCGTAGACCACATCCACGTCCGGCCGGGACGCAAAAACCTCAAGCACCGCTTGAAGGGTTCCGGGATAGTAGACGTCGTCGGAATTGAGCCAGGCAATGACCTCGCCCGAGGTCGCGGCAATGCCCTTGTTGACGGCGTCGGGCTGCCCCTTGTCGCGCTCGGAACGGTAGCGCAGCCGGCCGCCGTAACTGTCAAGAATCGAGACCGTCTCGTCCGTGCTGCCGCCGTCCATGACCACGTATTCCAGGTCGCACGCGCCCTGCTGGGACAGCACGCTCTCGATGGTGCGGCCGATGAAACGCCCCTGGTTGTAGGACGGCGTGATGGCGCTGACGCTTAGCATGACCTGCCCTCCTCGCCGTAACGCAGGTCCACGTCCCGGGCCCCGTCGGTCAGGCGCAGCTCCTGGCAGCGCGCGGAGAGCTTGCGCCGGTCCGCCCCGGGACCGACGGCGTCGCCACGCCGCGCCCCGTCGAAGAGAAATTCCACGTATCCGCCATGGGGCGGCACGTCCGGATCAATGGCGGCCGATTTACCCGAAGCGAGCGTCACCGGCCGGCCGTAGGGCTTGCCGTTGACCAGGGTCGCGATGCGCACCTGTCCCGACGGCGCGCCGGCCGGCAGATCGAAGCGTGCCCGCAGCCATTGGCGATGGGCGGCCGGGCCGCAGGCCACAAAAAGCCGCGAACCGCACCAGCCGTCGCCATAAAGCCCGCGCACGGCCGTGCTCTGGGACACGGGCCGGGCCAGCACGTCCTCGAAGACGCGAAGGTACTTGCGGGCCATGTCGTCCGGACCGCCGAAGACGCCGAGGCGCTCCCGGCCCTTGCGCACGAGCTCCTCGGCCAGCCCCTCTTCGTCCAGCAGGCGGGTGAGCGCCGCCACGATGTCGTCGGGACGCCGGGGATCAAAATAGAGCGCCGCGTCGCCGCCCACCTCGGGCAGGCTGGTGACGTCGGAGCAGACGATGGGCGTGCCAACGGCCATGGCCTCGACCAGCGGCATGCCGAACCCCTCGAAAAGCGAGGGAAAGACCAGCGCCCGGGCCCCGGTCAGAAGCGCCGAGAGGTCCGCGTCCGACACGTAGCCGGCAAAGACCGCCCGCCCCTCCAGGCCAAGGGCGGCCACGGCCTGTCCCAGTTCCTGGCGCAGGCCCGTATCCGCGCCGGTAAGGACCAGACGCAACGGCTCCGGACGCCCGGCGGCCAGCATGCCAAAGGCGGTCAGCAACATTCTATGGTTCTTATGGGGCCAGAAATTGGCCGGATAGAGCAGATAATCGTCCCTTTCGAGCCCCAGTCGCTCCCGAATGGCCGCGACAGCCGCCATATCGGTGCGCGTGAGCCGCCTGGGCAGGGAGATATGCACCGTGGCCGTGCGCCCGTCCGGCACGTTGCCCTGTTCGAGCACGGTGCGGCGCGCGAATTCGGAAATGCACACCAGCCGTTCGCAGCACCGGGCGGCGGTCAGAAAGGTCCGCTCCCGGCCGGCCTCTTCGTCGGGGCTGAAAAACTGCGGATAATAGGCGTATTGCAGGTCATAGATGACCGAAACGGCCGGCACGTCGGGATGGTGGAAATAGGGCATGGTGAAGGGACAAAAAAGCAAGTCCACCTTTTTCCCCTGCCAGTGCGAAAGCGCCTTGCCCGGCCCGACCGCTCCCGCCTTGGCGCGCTCCATGTTCGGCGCGTCCAGGTGCGACAGTTCGTCGTACGCCGCCTCCGAAACAATGCAGACGAAGCGCCAATGCGGCCGCATGTCGCGCAGGGCATGGAGCAGGAGAATGGTCATGAGCTTGGCCCCGCCGTTGTCCCCACCGGGGAGCACCGGCGTCAGGTCCACGACCACCAGGATATCGCCGGCCGTATCCCGCGCCGGAAGTTCCCGGCGCAGCCCGGGCGCGGCCAGCACGTACTTGACGGCCTTATTGAACGCCCAGGCCGCCCGGCCCCAGCGCAAAAGCACCTTGTTGACAAGGCGCGGCAGCCGCCCCTGGGCTGTCCAGCCCGAGGCCGTCTCGCGAATCACCCCTTCCAGGCCGCCAAGGCTCGTCGCCTCGGCCCCGGACAACTCCACGGCCTGCTTCTCGGCCGCCTCGGCCCGGTCGGTCAGGTCCAGCATGGCCTGGATCATACGACCGTCCGGCGTGGCGCAAAGGGCCTTTTCCACGGCCGACCGGCCATGTTCGGCAATCTCCTGTCGTCCGGCCACGAACAACATGTCGTAGGGGAAAAGCGGCGTCTCGAAGCGGAAATGATCCAGCCCGGCAAAGGTGAAAAGCTCGCGCACGGCCTTTTCGCTGTACAGATACAGATGCTCCGCTGGCAGCAGCATGCGCGAAAACGGATTGCCCTCGGCCAGAAGCCGTTCATGGGCCATGCCGGCCGGAAACCGGGGCGTCTGCACGAACACCACGCCGCCCGGAGCCAGAAGCGCGCCCACACGGCGCAGCATCTCCACCGGATCGGGCAGATGCTCCAGCACGTCCATGAGCACCACGGCGCGAAGGCTCCCCGGCGCGATCTCCTGCTCCTCCAGCGGACCGGACAGCATCGTCACGCCGAAAAGCCCGCCGGCAATCCCGGCAATGGAGGCGTCCAGCTCCAGGCCGCGCGCACGGAATCCGGCCTTGCCCAACAGCGCCGTAAAACCGCCATGGGCGCAACCCAGCTCCAGCACGTCGCCGGGCGGCAAACAGGCTTTCAAGAACCGCCGCAGCCAATAGACGCAGCGTTCGGGCAAATCCAGCCGCGCCCGGGTCTCGATGGTTGGCTGGCCCAGATCGGATTCCTGGTGCCCGAACCAATAGTCGCGGCCATAGCCTTCTTCCCGCTCTTCCCGCGATACCAACGTGCCGCAGGCCGGACACAACATGTACCCGTCGCTATAAGGCTCCAACCCGCCCGTCCCGCACCAACACTGCCGCATTGTGGCTCCTTGGGACTGGGAGAGGAACCGGGGGAGGGAACCCCTTTTTGCAAAAA
Proteins encoded in this region:
- a CDS encoding glycosyltransferase, with the translated sequence MRQCWCGTGGLEPYSDGYMLCPACGTLVSREEREEGYGRDYWFGHQESDLGQPTIETRARLDLPERCVYWLRRFLKACLPPGDVLELGCAHGGFTALLGKAGFRARGLELDASIAGIAGGLFGVTMLSGPLEEQEIAPGSLRAVVLMDVLEHLPDPVEMLRRVGALLAPGGVVFVQTPRFPAGMAHERLLAEGNPFSRMLLPAEHLYLYSEKAVRELFTFAGLDHFRFETPLFPYDMLFVAGRQEIAEHGRSAVEKALCATPDGRMIQAMLDLTDRAEAAEKQAVELSGAEATSLGGLEGVIRETASGWTAQGRLPRLVNKVLLRWGRAAWAFNKAVKYVLAAPGLRRELPARDTAGDILVVVDLTPVLPGGDNGGAKLMTILLLHALRDMRPHWRFVCIVSEAAYDELSHLDAPNMERAKAGAVGPGKALSHWQGKKVDLLFCPFTMPYFHHPDVPAVSVIYDLQYAYYPQFFSPDEEAGRERTFLTAARCCERLVCISEFARRTVLEQGNVPDGRTATVHISLPRRLTRTDMAAVAAIRERLGLERDDYLLYPANFWPHKNHRMLLTAFGMLAAGRPEPLRLVLTGADTGLRQELGQAVAALGLEGRAVFAGYVSDADLSALLTGARALVFPSLFEGFGMPLVEAMAVGTPIVCSDVTSLPEVGGDAALYFDPRRPDDIVAALTRLLDEEGLAEELVRKGRERLGVFGGPDDMARKYLRVFEDVLARPVSQSTAVRGLYGDGWCGSRLFVACGPAAHRQWLRARFDLPAGAPSGQVRIATLVNGKPYGRPVTLASGKSAAIDPDVPPHGGYVEFLFDGARRGDAVGPGADRRKLSARCQELRLTDGARDVDLRYGEEGRSC
- a CDS encoding glycosyltransferase family 4 protein — encoded protein: MKIGFDVSQTGAGKAGCGYFAAGLLAALAAVDRDNDYLLYPAFGDFWWEPWPKACLRPAGSRFRLGPTFRRFWSQKRFFRQPPADFEARLGNPDIVHANNFFCPTGLARAQLVYTLYDLSFLDNPAWTTEGNRTGCFDGVFRAATTADYVVSISEYSLDHFLRIFPHYPRSRTVVAPLASRFSTASPQARPRIADAIASGGYWLCVGTIEPRKNHERLFAAYAAWRKETGGSMPLVLAGGKGWLMDDVARTVGELGIADHLVFTGYVSDAELAWLYANCHAFLYPSLFEGFGLPVLEAMSLGAAVVCSDATSLPEVAGEAALMVDPLDVAGLAQAMAKLADDAVLREALRQKSLVRAKLFSWERTARVVRDAYAACATLPRLGA
- a CDS encoding glycosyltransferase family 2 protein; its protein translation is MLSVSAITPSYNQGRFIGRTIESVLSQQGACDLEYVVMDGGSTDETVSILDSYGGRLRYRSERDKGQPDAVNKGIAATSGEVIAWLNSDDVYYPGTLQAVLEVFASRPDVDVVYGDGDHIDVDDAVIEPYPAEPFRLERLKDRCIICQPAAFFRRRVVERFGALDLRWQYTLDYEFWLRLAKGGAVFAYLPRKLAGSRFYPQTKTSGAKLTVHAEINDMMAATFGRVPDRWLCNYAHALVREKWKLAEKGRAFTPAVALASLGASVRWNRGVSGALARTTLSWLTRGLIRPGGAL